The proteins below are encoded in one region of Cherax quadricarinatus isolate ZL_2023a chromosome 29, ASM3850222v1, whole genome shotgun sequence:
- the LOC128690396 gene encoding heterogeneous nuclear ribonucleoprotein D-like-B — translation MNLFLAVMTALVVLTTLLVGSSLADPEPLALALALPDPAADPVADPAADPAADPAADPSADPSADPYYRRFGHYGYGRHRHFGHRYPGYYGGYGGYGGYGGYGGYGGYGGYPYSGYGGYGGYGYPYGGGFGFYIG, via the coding sequence TTCTTGGCGGTGATGACCGCCCTGGTGGTGCTGACTACCCTCTTGGTGGGGTCGTCCCTCGCTGACCCTGAACCCTTGGCCTTGGCCCTGGCCCTCCCAGACCCGGCCGCTGACCCTGTAGCAGATCCTGCCGCTGACCCTGCTGCTGATCCTGCCGCTGACCCTTCCGCTGACCCTTCCGCTGACCCCTATTACCGCAGATTCGGCCATTATGGCTACGGTCGTCATCGGCACTTCGGTCACCGCTACCCTGGTTATTACGGTGGCTATGGCGGCTATGGTGGTTATGGCGGTTATGGCGGTTATGGTGGTTATGGCGGTTATCCCTACTCTGGCTATGGCGGTTATGGCGGTTATGGTTATCCTTATGGTGGCGGCTTTGGTTTTTACATAGGATAA